From a single Streptomyces misionensis genomic region:
- a CDS encoding AAA family ATPase, whose protein sequence is MPLWPVYTGTNEPHDGIEKLPPPPPWRAFDGGPPLAAPDATADLSAVSPDRLHRAMTYRATEETVQLVNAALYLRRPLLVTGPPGTGKSSLVYAVARELRLGPVLRWNITSRSTLHDGLYQYDPLSRLYAARQQAARQDRPEAAGPAADDTGIEHHLRLGPLGTALLPYARPRALLIDEIDKSDLDLPNDLLNVLEEGQYEIPELVRAAELSPDGIARVPADGTDERVPVARGRVRCRAFPFVVLTSNGEREFPPAFLRRCVTLRLRQPDDRHLADIVRAHLGEPDAYARSLITRFLERTSAGDLATDQLLNAIYLAGTGELTAESLDRLAEQLMPHLGQSTQSDVF, encoded by the coding sequence ATGCCCCTGTGGCCCGTCTACACCGGTACGAACGAGCCGCACGACGGCATCGAGAAGCTGCCCCCGCCGCCGCCCTGGCGCGCCTTCGACGGCGGCCCGCCGCTCGCCGCGCCCGACGCGACCGCCGACCTGTCCGCCGTCTCCCCCGACCGGCTGCACCGCGCCATGACGTACCGGGCCACCGAGGAGACGGTGCAGCTGGTCAACGCGGCCCTGTACCTGCGCCGCCCGCTGCTGGTCACCGGGCCGCCCGGCACCGGCAAGTCGTCGCTGGTGTACGCCGTGGCCCGGGAGCTGCGGCTCGGCCCGGTGCTGCGCTGGAACATCACCAGCCGCAGCACCCTGCACGACGGCCTCTACCAGTACGACCCCCTCTCCCGCCTGTACGCGGCCCGGCAGCAGGCCGCCCGCCAGGACCGGCCCGAGGCCGCCGGGCCCGCGGCCGACGACACCGGCATCGAGCACCATCTGCGCCTCGGCCCGCTCGGCACCGCCCTGCTGCCGTACGCCCGCCCCCGCGCGCTGCTCATCGACGAGATCGACAAGAGCGACCTCGATCTGCCCAACGACCTGCTGAACGTCCTGGAGGAGGGCCAGTACGAGATCCCGGAGCTGGTGCGCGCCGCCGAGCTGTCCCCGGACGGCATCGCCCGGGTGCCCGCCGACGGCACGGACGAGCGGGTCCCGGTGGCGCGCGGCCGGGTCCGCTGCCGGGCCTTCCCGTTCGTCGTGCTGACCAGCAACGGCGAGCGCGAGTTCCCGCCCGCCTTCCTGCGCCGCTGCGTCACGCTGCGGCTGCGCCAGCCCGACGACCGGCACCTCGCCGACATCGTCCGCGCCCACCTGGGCGAGCCCGACGCGTACGCGCGGAGCCTGATCACCCGCTTCCTGGAGCGCACCAGCGCGGGCGACCTGGCCACCGACCAGCTCCTCAACGCGATCTATCTGGCCGGCACCGGCGAGCTGACCGCCGAGTCCCTGGACCGGCTGGCCGAGCAGCTGATGCCGCACCTGGGGCAGAGCACACAGTCCGATGTCTTCTGA
- a CDS encoding CU044_2847 family protein, producing the protein MDGLVEFTTQDGARVVVEGVGTTRPGTRLVSRGDGVLRAAGTFEDALDGVRAAAEAALRVFRDGALRPDSVEIEFGVKMSAEAGAIIAKGSAEGQLTVKLSWSPGAAAPAGPVPAVPGQAVSDTEAADRP; encoded by the coding sequence ATGGACGGCTTGGTGGAGTTCACGACACAGGACGGCGCCCGCGTCGTGGTGGAGGGGGTCGGTACTACCCGGCCCGGCACCCGGCTGGTCTCGCGCGGCGACGGGGTGCTGCGGGCGGCCGGCACCTTCGAGGACGCGCTGGACGGGGTGCGGGCGGCGGCGGAGGCCGCGCTGCGGGTCTTCCGCGACGGCGCCCTGCGGCCCGACTCGGTGGAGATCGAGTTCGGCGTGAAGATGTCCGCGGAGGCCGGTGCGATCATCGCCAAGGGCTCCGCCGAGGGGCAGTTGACCGTCAAGCTCAGCTGGTCGCCCGGGGCGGCGGCGCCGGCCGGCCCCGTGCCCGCCGTGCCGGGTCAGGCCGTGTCCGACACGGAGGCCGCCGACCGCCCATGA
- a CDS encoding trypsin-like peptidase domain-containing protein has product MNSAAWHARIHCGQEVGAGFLVTPRRVLTCAHVVHWSDQDPVTVVFPHARELGELSASVVAHGGWAGGPTDPGDLAVLELEREVPLVPARFAPPERAYTEPYPKLVAYGFPAGYDEGTLAEYRAVSGQLIAGEWLELVSWQGHGQPIEAGFSGAAATLPDGRVVGMVTAASDAPNVLKGRMLPLDVLARYWPELGSLVPTPGHDTDVLRELYALLRRAAGAGRECDPNRMYVDAVGAFGPPLPEGGFPTLGAAAAYVQWEVPDPAAVDRFAGRLRELVDPGPPAPRAAPHASAAATAWAPVVVEIDHSGAGPDQVTVEVSAYRDGQRRPVGTRRLPRTGVRAYVQRRIDEAVAHLDPDAEELVTFVLPREWLNEAVAHWECGADDSTPLGCAYPLVVTDRARHRSGRLRRRLHKKWQQLDAGLPVEVHRVECGSQERPPSLRKRLWDGDAGLAGFAVPPAAAREHFEVGLNVPVPVLVWSRTGCPAAVHGEEPGTGCGHEDPRLAWSEHGQRRAGAGRPHTTVLAEAPSPCPGTVFLDQLTAAVAGVPPAELPRHILSLRMTADAADEPDRHWARDLQLLWDDPRCFPEPAASLHSPVD; this is encoded by the coding sequence ATGAACAGTGCCGCCTGGCATGCCCGCATCCACTGTGGCCAGGAGGTGGGAGCGGGCTTCCTGGTCACCCCGCGCCGGGTGCTCACCTGCGCCCATGTCGTGCACTGGAGCGACCAGGACCCGGTGACGGTGGTCTTCCCGCACGCGCGCGAGCTGGGCGAGCTGTCCGCGTCGGTCGTCGCGCACGGCGGCTGGGCGGGCGGCCCCACCGACCCGGGCGATCTGGCCGTGCTCGAACTGGAGCGGGAGGTGCCGCTGGTCCCGGCCCGCTTCGCGCCGCCCGAGCGCGCGTACACCGAGCCGTACCCGAAGCTCGTCGCCTATGGCTTCCCGGCCGGTTACGACGAGGGGACGCTCGCCGAATACCGGGCCGTCTCGGGGCAGTTGATCGCGGGCGAGTGGCTGGAGCTGGTGTCCTGGCAGGGGCACGGGCAGCCGATCGAGGCCGGGTTCAGCGGGGCGGCGGCGACGCTGCCCGACGGCCGGGTGGTCGGCATGGTCACCGCGGCCTCGGACGCGCCGAACGTGCTCAAGGGCCGGATGCTGCCGCTGGACGTGCTGGCCCGGTACTGGCCGGAGCTGGGTTCACTGGTGCCCACCCCGGGCCATGACACCGATGTGCTGCGGGAGTTGTACGCGCTGCTGCGGCGGGCCGCGGGGGCCGGCCGGGAGTGCGATCCCAACCGGATGTACGTGGACGCGGTGGGCGCCTTCGGGCCGCCGCTGCCCGAGGGCGGCTTCCCCACGCTCGGCGCGGCCGCCGCGTACGTGCAGTGGGAGGTGCCCGACCCGGCGGCGGTCGACCGGTTCGCCGGGCGGCTGCGGGAGCTGGTGGACCCGGGCCCGCCGGCCCCGCGCGCGGCGCCGCACGCGAGCGCGGCCGCCACGGCCTGGGCGCCGGTCGTGGTGGAGATCGACCACAGCGGCGCCGGGCCCGACCAGGTGACCGTGGAGGTGTCGGCGTACCGCGACGGACAGCGCCGCCCGGTGGGCACCCGCCGGCTGCCGCGCACCGGGGTGCGGGCGTACGTGCAGCGCCGCATCGACGAGGCCGTCGCCCATCTCGACCCGGACGCCGAGGAACTGGTGACGTTCGTGCTGCCGCGCGAGTGGCTCAACGAGGCGGTGGCGCACTGGGAGTGCGGCGCGGACGACAGCACCCCCCTGGGCTGCGCCTACCCCCTCGTGGTCACCGACCGCGCCCGGCACCGCAGCGGGCGGCTGCGGCGCAGGCTGCACAAGAAGTGGCAGCAGCTGGACGCCGGGCTCCCGGTCGAGGTGCACCGTGTCGAGTGCGGCAGCCAGGAGCGGCCGCCGAGCCTGCGCAAGCGGCTGTGGGACGGCGACGCCGGACTCGCCGGGTTCGCGGTCCCGCCCGCGGCGGCCCGGGAGCACTTCGAGGTGGGCCTCAACGTGCCGGTCCCGGTGCTGGTGTGGTCCCGCACGGGGTGCCCGGCGGCGGTCCACGGCGAAGAGCCGGGCACGGGGTGCGGGCACGAGGATCCGCGGCTGGCCTGGAGCGAGCACGGGCAGCGGCGGGCCGGGGCCGGCCGGCCGCACACCACCGTCCTCGCCGAGGCCCCCTCCCCCTGCCCCGGCACCGTCTTCCTCGACCAGCTGACCGCCGCCGTCGCCGGCGTACCGCCCGCCGAACTCCCCCGCCACATCCTGTCGTTACGGATGACCGCGGACGCCGCCGACGAACCGGACCGGCACTGGGCGAGGGACCTGCAACTGCTCTGGGACGACCCGCGCTGCTTCCCCGAGCCCGCCGCGAGCCTGCACTCACCCGTCGACTGA
- a CDS encoding carboxyl transferase domain-containing protein, with product MADRRSAREMLALVADDGSFTGLPAPARESAPDGPLRWQGYDASRARAAERTGEEESVVCGTATVTGARAVLIAFEFGFLGGSLGERTGDRLAAAYTYARDHHLPVVPLIATGGSRMQEGMVALTQLQRVARQSVLTREAGRAQIAVLRDPTTGGGWATLGAGADVILALPGAQVGFAGSRVRPAGADPAAYTAESQVAVGSADAVVRPEDLKEALGTWLRLLSRPGEAVPAPVPAALGTTGLPDSGWAAVRRARSPERPRAHAYLDAYFTHRAHLGGDRCGGADPEGMLCGFGERDGRTVAFAAQTGTATRPAGYRTAARLIRLADRLGIPVLTLVDTPGAANDAEAERQGAGAAIAEVFGAVAAARVPVTTLVIGEGGSGGALALAAPGNTWATPDSYFSVIAPEQAAAILKRPPQAVEPTADQLRVRPQDLVELGLVRGIVQGP from the coding sequence ATGGCTGACCGGCGCTCCGCGCGCGAGATGCTCGCCCTCGTCGCGGACGACGGCAGCTTCACCGGACTCCCGGCGCCCGCCCGGGAGTCCGCCCCCGACGGACCGCTGCGCTGGCAGGGGTACGACGCCTCGCGCGCCCGCGCCGCCGAGCGCACCGGCGAGGAGGAGTCGGTGGTCTGCGGCACCGCGACCGTGACCGGCGCCCGGGCCGTGCTGATCGCGTTCGAGTTCGGCTTCCTCGGCGGCTCCCTGGGCGAACGCACCGGGGACCGGCTGGCGGCGGCGTACACGTACGCCCGGGACCACCACCTGCCCGTCGTGCCGCTGATCGCGACCGGGGGCAGCCGGATGCAGGAGGGCATGGTCGCGCTGACCCAGCTCCAGCGGGTGGCCCGGCAGTCGGTGCTCACCCGGGAGGCGGGCCGGGCCCAGATAGCGGTCCTGCGGGACCCGACCACCGGGGGCGGCTGGGCCACCCTCGGGGCCGGCGCGGACGTGATCCTCGCCCTGCCCGGCGCCCAGGTGGGCTTCGCCGGCTCCCGCGTCCGCCCGGCCGGCGCCGATCCCGCCGCCTACACGGCCGAGTCGCAGGTGGCGGTGGGATCGGCGGACGCGGTGGTGCGGCCGGAGGACCTGAAGGAGGCGCTGGGGACGTGGCTGCGGCTGCTGTCCCGCCCGGGCGAGGCCGTACCGGCTCCCGTCCCGGCGGCCCTGGGCACCACCGGCCTCCCGGACAGCGGCTGGGCGGCCGTCCGGCGCGCCCGCTCCCCCGAACGCCCCCGGGCGCACGCCTACCTGGACGCCTACTTCACCCACCGGGCCCACCTCGGCGGCGACCGGTGCGGCGGCGCCGACCCCGAGGGGATGCTCTGCGGCTTCGGCGAGCGGGACGGCCGTACGGTCGCGTTCGCCGCGCAGACCGGGACGGCGACCCGGCCCGCCGGGTACCGGACGGCGGCCCGGCTGATCCGGCTGGCGGACCGGCTCGGGATACCCGTGCTGACCCTGGTGGACACGCCCGGTGCCGCCAACGACGCGGAGGCCGAGCGGCAGGGGGCGGGCGCGGCGATCGCCGAGGTGTTCGGCGCGGTGGCCGCCGCCCGGGTGCCGGTCACCACGCTGGTGATCGGCGAGGGCGGCTCCGGCGGGGCCCTGGCCCTGGCCGCTCCCGGCAACACCTGGGCCACGCCGGACAGTTACTTCTCGGTGATCGCCCCGGAGCAGGCGGCGGCCATCCTCAAACGCCCGCCGCAGGCCGTCGAGCCGACCGCCGACCAGCTCCGCGTCCGCCCGCAGGACCTGGTGGAGCTGGGGCTGGTCAGGGGCATCGTCCAGGGCCCCTGA
- a CDS encoding S8 family serine peptidase, whose amino-acid sequence MTRGPVRRRAVLLSAGLALAVLPAPGASAAAAGPAPAAGPAPAPTAHQDQRTVTLVTGDKVTVTDLGQGRQTVTVRRPPGATGAVRSRRSGGDLTVVPDEALPYLRSGRLDRRLFDVSALIRQGLTDAKAKSLPLIVSYGGNTRTAAAAPAGTTRTRNLPSVRGAAVEAGRGSAFWRSFTRGDGVDKVWLDGRVEADMAESNAQIGTRTAWDAGLTGKGVTVAVLDSGADLTHPDLAGRVSLTKSFVDGEDIADHLGHGTHVTSTVGGSGAASDGKEKGVAPDATLAVGKVLGDQGSGSESQIIAGMEWAARDVHARIVSMSLGSTEASDGTDPMAQAVDSLSRETGALFVVAAGNTGAPSSIGSPGAADDALTVGAVDSADQPAYFTSAGPRLGDNALKPDLSAPGVDILAARSGLTDGSGYYTSMSGTSMATPHVAGVAALLAQEHPDWTGAQLKDALMSTSTRLDVSAYTAGAGRVSVPDAVRATLTATGSADLGFHSWPYDADKPATRTLAYTNSADHDLTLKLSAQGAPDGVVTLADTELTVPAHGTATTTVTGDAGKAPVGTTSGQIVAADDTGTVRAHTVFGLVKEDERYTLTVHVKDRSGAPTAADLTVQRLAQGVDPESDHVGDSGTLRLRLKPGTYALTSFLDVRGSHGPDSLGIGFLAAPEVDLTHDTDVTLDGSTLREVKAAVPRRTETHQILMEYDRAAGGADLFGAVQVPLTYDSVFAAPTPKVTRGSFEYRTVWRLAKPQLEVKGIGEATVQAGGTLTDGRRELPLTDVGDGPVPASARGGAVLARLADGADPAALAQSAQDAGAEALFVTDDAPGRLMDWWGTDDNADRPLVIATVNQADAARLRAAGHVDMTGTRNSPYVYDLSDGHRGAIPDRDLTYAPTGRDLAALQVSFHAPRPASGGEFRYSITDAFPVGIGFQESVDLPARRTDYVSTGPGQLWHESVTLGEGTLEERSGLVRYDGGSRPRLDWFRPVWHPWLGSGLGWGQQRAGDQIQLNTPGWGDSGPDHTGFGDVWGDSGMSQTTSVYLDGVLADRREDSTAYVTDAPADEHTYKVVTDTALDPARWQLATEGHTAWTFRSARTADDHWTSLPLINLSYGLDTDLAGTVPAGRPLPVTLGARYVAGAAGTGTLGGGRLEVSYDEGTSWHAVPLAGSGTEWRGTLDVPRGAASVSLRATARDDRGGSVTQEIIRAVGVR is encoded by the coding sequence ATGACCAGAGGACCAGTAAGACGCCGGGCCGTCCTGCTGTCGGCGGGGCTCGCGCTCGCCGTACTGCCGGCACCCGGGGCGAGCGCCGCGGCGGCCGGACCCGCCCCGGCCGCCGGACCGGCCCCGGCGCCGACGGCGCACCAGGACCAGCGGACCGTCACCCTCGTCACCGGCGACAAGGTGACCGTCACCGACCTCGGGCAGGGCAGGCAGACCGTCACCGTGCGACGCCCCCCGGGCGCCACCGGAGCGGTGCGCAGCCGGCGCAGCGGCGGCGACCTCACCGTCGTACCGGACGAGGCACTGCCGTACCTGCGCTCCGGAAGGCTGGACCGGCGGCTGTTCGACGTGAGCGCGCTGATCCGCCAGGGACTCACCGACGCCAAGGCCAAGTCCCTCCCGTTGATCGTGAGTTACGGCGGCAACACCCGCACCGCCGCCGCGGCCCCGGCCGGCACCACCCGCACCCGGAACCTGCCCAGCGTGCGCGGTGCCGCCGTCGAGGCGGGCAGGGGGTCCGCGTTCTGGCGGTCCTTCACCCGCGGCGACGGCGTCGACAAGGTGTGGCTGGACGGGCGGGTCGAGGCCGACATGGCCGAGAGCAACGCCCAGATCGGCACCCGGACCGCCTGGGACGCGGGCCTGACCGGCAAGGGCGTCACCGTCGCCGTGCTGGACTCCGGCGCCGACCTCACCCACCCCGACCTCGCCGGCCGGGTGAGCCTGACCAAGAGCTTCGTCGACGGCGAGGACATCGCCGACCACCTCGGCCACGGCACCCACGTCACCTCCACCGTCGGCGGCAGCGGCGCCGCCTCCGACGGCAAGGAGAAGGGCGTGGCCCCGGACGCGACGCTCGCCGTCGGCAAGGTGCTCGGCGACCAGGGCTCGGGCAGCGAGTCCCAGATCATCGCGGGCATGGAGTGGGCCGCGCGGGACGTGCACGCCCGGATCGTCTCCATGAGCCTCGGCTCCACCGAGGCGAGCGACGGCACCGACCCGATGGCCCAGGCGGTCGACAGCCTCTCCCGGGAGACCGGCGCGCTCTTCGTCGTCGCCGCGGGCAACACCGGCGCTCCCTCCTCCATCGGCTCGCCCGGCGCCGCCGACGACGCCCTCACCGTCGGCGCGGTGGACTCCGCCGACCAGCCCGCCTACTTCACCAGCGCGGGCCCCCGCCTCGGCGACAACGCCCTCAAGCCCGACCTGTCCGCCCCCGGCGTCGACATCCTCGCCGCCCGCTCCGGGCTCACCGACGGCAGCGGCTACTACACGAGCATGAGCGGCACCTCCATGGCGACCCCGCACGTCGCCGGGGTGGCCGCCCTGCTCGCCCAGGAGCACCCCGACTGGACCGGCGCCCAGCTGAAGGACGCGCTGATGTCCACCTCCACGCGCCTGGACGTCTCCGCCTACACCGCGGGCGCCGGCCGGGTGAGCGTCCCGGACGCCGTCCGGGCCACGCTGACCGCCACCGGCAGCGCCGACCTCGGCTTCCACAGCTGGCCCTACGACGCCGACAAGCCGGCCACCCGGACCCTCGCCTACACCAACTCCGCCGACCACGACCTCACGCTGAAGCTGTCGGCACAGGGCGCCCCGGACGGCGTCGTCACCCTGGCCGACACCGAACTCACCGTCCCGGCCCACGGCACCGCCACCACCACCGTCACCGGTGACGCCGGCAAGGCGCCGGTCGGCACCACCAGCGGGCAGATCGTGGCCGCCGACGACACCGGCACGGTACGCGCGCACACCGTGTTCGGGCTGGTCAAGGAGGACGAGCGGTACACGCTCACCGTCCACGTCAAGGACCGTTCCGGCGCGCCCACCGCGGCCGACCTCACCGTGCAGCGGCTGGCGCAGGGCGTGGACCCCGAGTCGGACCACGTCGGCGACTCCGGCACCCTGCGGCTGCGCCTGAAGCCCGGCACGTACGCCCTGACCTCGTTCCTCGACGTGCGCGGCAGCCACGGCCCCGACTCGCTCGGCATCGGCTTCCTCGCCGCCCCCGAGGTGGACCTCACCCACGACACCGACGTCACCCTGGACGGCAGCACCCTGAGAGAGGTGAAGGCCGCGGTGCCCCGGCGCACCGAGACCCACCAGATCCTCATGGAGTACGACCGCGCCGCCGGCGGCGCCGACCTGTTCGGCGCGGTCCAGGTGCCCCTCACCTACGACAGCGTCTTCGCCGCCCCCACCCCGAAGGTCACCCGGGGCAGCTTCGAGTACCGCACCGTGTGGCGGCTGGCCAAGCCCCAGCTGGAGGTCAAGGGCATCGGCGAGGCGACCGTACAGGCGGGCGGCACGCTGACCGACGGCCGGCGCGAGCTGCCGCTGACGGACGTCGGCGACGGCCCGGTCCCCGCGTCCGCGCGCGGCGGGGCGGTGCTGGCGCGGCTCGCCGACGGCGCCGATCCGGCCGCCCTCGCCCAGTCCGCCCAGGACGCGGGCGCCGAGGCGCTGTTCGTCACGGACGACGCGCCGGGCCGGCTGATGGACTGGTGGGGCACCGACGACAACGCCGACCGCCCCCTGGTGATCGCCACCGTGAACCAGGCGGACGCGGCCCGGCTGCGCGCCGCGGGGCACGTCGACATGACCGGCACCCGCAACTCGCCCTACGTGTACGACCTGTCCGACGGCCACCGGGGCGCCATCCCGGACCGCGACCTCACCTACGCGCCCACGGGCCGCGACCTCGCCGCCCTCCAGGTGTCCTTCCACGCCCCCCGGCCGGCGAGCGGCGGCGAGTTCCGCTACTCGATCACCGACGCCTTCCCCGTCGGCATCGGCTTCCAGGAGAGCGTGGACCTGCCCGCCCGGCGCACCGACTACGTCTCCACCGGCCCCGGCCAGCTGTGGCACGAGTCCGTCACCCTGGGCGAGGGCACCCTGGAGGAACGCAGCGGGCTGGTGCGCTACGACGGCGGCAGCCGGCCCCGGCTCGACTGGTTCCGGCCGGTGTGGCACCCCTGGCTGGGCAGCGGACTCGGCTGGGGCCAGCAACGCGCCGGTGACCAGATCCAGTTGAACACCCCCGGCTGGGGCGACTCGGGCCCCGACCACACCGGCTTCGGCGACGTGTGGGGCGACAGCGGCATGAGCCAGACCACCTCGGTGTACCTGGACGGCGTCCTGGCCGACCGCCGCGAGGACTCGACCGCGTACGTGACGGACGCGCCGGCCGACGAGCACACCTACAAGGTCGTCACCGACACCGCCCTCGACCCGGCCCGCTGGCAGCTCGCCACCGAGGGCCACACCGCGTGGACGTTCCGCTCCGCGCGGACGGCCGACGACCACTGGACCTCCCTGCCGCTGATCAACCTCTCCTACGGCCTCGACACGGACCTCGCGGGCACCGTGCCGGCCGGGCGGCCGCTGCCGGTCACGCTGGGCGCGCGGTACGTGGCGGGCGCGGCCGGCACCGGGACGCTCGGCGGGGGCCGGCTGGAGGTGTCGTACGACGAGGGCACGAGCTGGCACGCGGTGCCGCTGGCCGGGTCCGGCACCGAGTGGCGCGGCACGCTGGACGTGCCGCGCGGCGCCGCCTCCGTGTCGCTGCGGGCCACGGCCCGCGACGACCGGGGCGGATCGGTGACGCAGGAGATCATCCGGGCGGTCGGCGTCCGGTAG